One stretch of Arachis duranensis cultivar V14167 chromosome 1, aradu.V14167.gnm2.J7QH, whole genome shotgun sequence DNA includes these proteins:
- the LOC107476719 gene encoding TSL-kinase interacting protein 1 isoform X2: MQAEAQISVNPDTNLNPENAISIRNGDPVVSSSLSNATTTQQPAPKKPTRQWAAWTRQEEESFFTALRQVGKNFEKITCRVQSKNKDQVRHYYYRLVRRMNKLLGPGLCLDAKNSKDTNAAMLRWWSLLEKYSCKASKLHLKPRRFKVFVETLEHQLLKDRKKNVKKKPLQAVNCPPPAPNTVSNQSRASVNDPRAVKLVIVDSQNILKLGPSKPPLKRNINMGVNRSNTKGDSITMKPSRQRKKSGVITTAAYKKWEKAAIAGVSLVADAAEHLERASSGEKCSDPANYVLPPLPTFPQNHVDNNVHNSMKLKLQLFPIDEPTRRALEMDKHNPYLELTLSARKKISSILEHLNRKWGNSSIATGELMIFPYGTQRENLVNYHRWTQESTLSAADIYAMIGSPHIFRLRYGWISNTELELLNMQAPVVTGSMLGLSNNSVNNTMGQMLNPEALPIPSTNNHSLELSEERGTSMIRNCANTTSTDLPNTRDNSEYLNTRTDDFCDPTANVPWRGKNVGDRTVTRQLEDADEMKLSSGTGLSAGEWADSLTNISVGDLLSGVSQDLEDNCVDNRIAENCHGLQQIPFSSDSFDAAIAAHISRHQDRMGQPTMASHMSSIWDAEETCDAFLFKKDPIPHKDGTCLSPIATLDSENVVLGGSEKFEKLSPERERLVDDFAQTDHMDSGESDAEAQHQLAKDFNGLADIYWPDSLGPLDLDIPSTKYHSEDLILSDSLSGLXXFGFDKKEASSAVEAREVSPLSDFKIGSEK, encoded by the exons ATGCAGGCTGAGGCACAAATCTCGGTTAATCCGGATACTAACCTTAACCCGGAGAATGCTATTTCAATCCGAAATGGGGATCCTGTTGTTTCCTCATCTCTTTCAAATGCAACCACAACTCAACAGCCAG CTCCGAAGAAACCGACAAGGCAGTGGGCTGCTTGGACTCGTCAAGAAGAGGAAAGCTTCTTCACTGCGTTACGACAAGTTGGGAag AATTTCGAGAAAATCACTTGCCGTGTGCAGAGTAAAAACAAGGATCAG GTCAGGCATTATTACTATCGGCTTGTGAGACGGATGAACAAACTTCTTGGTCCAGGATTGTGTTTAGATGCCAAAAACTCGAAAGATACCAATGCTGCAATGCTTCGCTG GTGGTCTTTATTAGAAAAGTACAGCTGCAAAGCCTCAAAGCTTCACTTAAAGCCCCGAAGGTTCAAAGTTTTTGTGGAAACCTTG GAGCACCAACTTTTGAAGGACAGGAAGAAGAACGTAAAAAAGAAACCTCTGCAGGCGGTAAACTGTCCTCCTCCTGCTCCTAACACAGTTTCAAATCAAAGTAGAGCATCAGTAAATGATCCTCGTGCAGTTAAACTGGTTATTGTTGAtagtcaaaatattttaaagcttGGGCCTTCAAAACCACCATTGAAGCGCAACATAAACATGGGTGTTAACCGTAGTAACACAAAGGGAGATTCAATTACCATGAAGCCCTCAAGGCAGCGAAAGAAATCTG GTGTGATCACAACTGCAGCATATAAAAAGTGGGAGAAGGCTGCAATTGCTGGTGTTTCTTTAGTTGCAGATGCTGCTGAGCATTTGGAGCGAGCTTCCTCTG GAGAAAAATGTTCTGATCCTGCTAATTATGTACTGCCCCCTTTGCCCACATTTCCACAAAATCATGTAGATAACAATGTACATAATAGTATGAAACTTAAGCTGCAATTATTCCCAATTGATGAACCTACTCGAAGAGCATTGGAAATG GATAAGCATAACCCATACCTGGAGCTTACACTTAGTGCAAGAAAGAAGATATCATCAATTTTGGAACATCTAAACCGTAAGTGGGGGAATTCAAGCATAGCAACGGGAGAATTAATGATTTTTCCCTATGGTACTCAAAGGGAGAATTTGGTAAATTATCATAGATGGACCCAGGAATCTACTCTTAGTGCTGCAGATATATATGCAATGATTGGAAGTCCACACATATTTCGTTTGAG GTATGGCTGGATTTCCAACACTGAgcttgagttattaaatatgcAAGCCCCGGTAGTAACTGGCAGCATGCTTGGACTATCAAACAATAGTGTGAACAATACTATGGGTCAGATGCTGAATCCTGAAGCACTCCCTATTCCTTCAACTAACAATCATTCCTTGGAGCTCTCTGAAGAACGAGGAACGTCCATGATCAGAAACTGTGCTAACACTACTTCCACTGATTTGCCTAATACTAGAGACAACAGCGAATACCTGAATACAAGAACTGATGATTTCTGTGATCCTACAGCAAATGTACCATGGCGTGGAAAAAATGTTGGGGATAGAACTGTGACTAGACAGTTGGAAGATGCG GATGAGATGAAGTTAAGCAGTGGAACTGGTCTGTCAGCTGGTGAGTGGGCTGACAGCCTTACCAACATTAGTGTGGGGGACCTACTTTCAGGAGTTTCTCAAGATCTTGAAGATAACTGTGTTGATAATCGTATTGCTGAAAATTGTCATGGTCTTCAGCAAATTCCTTTCAGTAGTGATTCTTTCGATGCTGCTATTGCTGCTCATATCTCTAGACACCAAGACAGGATGGGACAACCAACCATGGCATCCCACATGTCTTCGATATGGGATGCTGAAGAGACATGCGATGCTTTCTTGTTTAAAAAGGATCCTATTCCTCATAAAGATGGTACTTGTCTATCACCAATTGCTACGTTAGATTCTGAAAATGTGGTCCTTGGAGGGTCCGAGAAATTTGAAAAG CTGTCACCTGAAAGAGAGAGGCTTGTGGATGATTTTGCTCAAACTGACCATATGGATAGTGGTGAGTCGGATGCAGAGGCCCAGCATCAATTAGCAAAAGATTTCAATGGACTAGCGGATATCTATTGG CCTGATTCTCTGGGACCATTGGATCTGGATATACCATCAACCAAGTATCACAGTGAAGATCTAATTCTGAGTGATAGCCTTAGTGGTCTGAANNNNTTTGGGTTTGACAAGAAGGAAGCATCATCAGCAGTTGAGGCTCGAGAAGTTTCTCCTCTTTCGGATTTTAAAATTGGAAGTGAAAAATGA
- the LOC107476719 gene encoding TSL-kinase interacting protein 1 isoform X1, with the protein MQAEAQISVNPDTNLNPENAISIRNGDPVVSSSLSNATTTQQPAPKKPTRQWAAWTRQEEESFFTALRQVGKNFEKITCRVQSKNKDQVRHYYYRLVRRMNKLLGPGLCLDAKNSKDTNAAMLRWWSLLEKYSCKASKLHLKPRRFKVFVETLEHQLLKDRKKNVKKKPLQAVNCPPPAPNTVSNQSRASVNDPRAVKLVIVDSQNILKLGPSKPPLKRNINMGVNRSNTKGDSITMKPSRQRKKSGVITTAAYKKWEKAAIAGVSLVADAAEHLERASSGKEAENDQENNLGEKCSDPANYVLPPLPTFPQNHVDNNVHNSMKLKLQLFPIDEPTRRALEMDKHNPYLELTLSARKKISSILEHLNRKWGNSSIATGELMIFPYGTQRENLVNYHRWTQESTLSAADIYAMIGSPHIFRLRYGWISNTELELLNMQAPVVTGSMLGLSNNSVNNTMGQMLNPEALPIPSTNNHSLELSEERGTSMIRNCANTTSTDLPNTRDNSEYLNTRTDDFCDPTANVPWRGKNVGDRTVTRQLEDADEMKLSSGTGLSAGEWADSLTNISVGDLLSGVSQDLEDNCVDNRIAENCHGLQQIPFSSDSFDAAIAAHISRHQDRMGQPTMASHMSSIWDAEETCDAFLFKKDPIPHKDGTCLSPIATLDSENVVLGGSEKFEKLSPERERLVDDFAQTDHMDSGESDAEAQHQLAKDFNGLADIYWPDSLGPLDLDIPSTKYHSEDLILSDSLSGLXXFGFDKKEASSAVEAREVSPLSDFKIGSEK; encoded by the exons ATGCAGGCTGAGGCACAAATCTCGGTTAATCCGGATACTAACCTTAACCCGGAGAATGCTATTTCAATCCGAAATGGGGATCCTGTTGTTTCCTCATCTCTTTCAAATGCAACCACAACTCAACAGCCAG CTCCGAAGAAACCGACAAGGCAGTGGGCTGCTTGGACTCGTCAAGAAGAGGAAAGCTTCTTCACTGCGTTACGACAAGTTGGGAag AATTTCGAGAAAATCACTTGCCGTGTGCAGAGTAAAAACAAGGATCAG GTCAGGCATTATTACTATCGGCTTGTGAGACGGATGAACAAACTTCTTGGTCCAGGATTGTGTTTAGATGCCAAAAACTCGAAAGATACCAATGCTGCAATGCTTCGCTG GTGGTCTTTATTAGAAAAGTACAGCTGCAAAGCCTCAAAGCTTCACTTAAAGCCCCGAAGGTTCAAAGTTTTTGTGGAAACCTTG GAGCACCAACTTTTGAAGGACAGGAAGAAGAACGTAAAAAAGAAACCTCTGCAGGCGGTAAACTGTCCTCCTCCTGCTCCTAACACAGTTTCAAATCAAAGTAGAGCATCAGTAAATGATCCTCGTGCAGTTAAACTGGTTATTGTTGAtagtcaaaatattttaaagcttGGGCCTTCAAAACCACCATTGAAGCGCAACATAAACATGGGTGTTAACCGTAGTAACACAAAGGGAGATTCAATTACCATGAAGCCCTCAAGGCAGCGAAAGAAATCTG GTGTGATCACAACTGCAGCATATAAAAAGTGGGAGAAGGCTGCAATTGCTGGTGTTTCTTTAGTTGCAGATGCTGCTGAGCATTTGGAGCGAGCTTCCTCTGGTAAGGAGGCTGAAAATGACCAGGAGAATAATCTAG GAGAAAAATGTTCTGATCCTGCTAATTATGTACTGCCCCCTTTGCCCACATTTCCACAAAATCATGTAGATAACAATGTACATAATAGTATGAAACTTAAGCTGCAATTATTCCCAATTGATGAACCTACTCGAAGAGCATTGGAAATG GATAAGCATAACCCATACCTGGAGCTTACACTTAGTGCAAGAAAGAAGATATCATCAATTTTGGAACATCTAAACCGTAAGTGGGGGAATTCAAGCATAGCAACGGGAGAATTAATGATTTTTCCCTATGGTACTCAAAGGGAGAATTTGGTAAATTATCATAGATGGACCCAGGAATCTACTCTTAGTGCTGCAGATATATATGCAATGATTGGAAGTCCACACATATTTCGTTTGAG GTATGGCTGGATTTCCAACACTGAgcttgagttattaaatatgcAAGCCCCGGTAGTAACTGGCAGCATGCTTGGACTATCAAACAATAGTGTGAACAATACTATGGGTCAGATGCTGAATCCTGAAGCACTCCCTATTCCTTCAACTAACAATCATTCCTTGGAGCTCTCTGAAGAACGAGGAACGTCCATGATCAGAAACTGTGCTAACACTACTTCCACTGATTTGCCTAATACTAGAGACAACAGCGAATACCTGAATACAAGAACTGATGATTTCTGTGATCCTACAGCAAATGTACCATGGCGTGGAAAAAATGTTGGGGATAGAACTGTGACTAGACAGTTGGAAGATGCG GATGAGATGAAGTTAAGCAGTGGAACTGGTCTGTCAGCTGGTGAGTGGGCTGACAGCCTTACCAACATTAGTGTGGGGGACCTACTTTCAGGAGTTTCTCAAGATCTTGAAGATAACTGTGTTGATAATCGTATTGCTGAAAATTGTCATGGTCTTCAGCAAATTCCTTTCAGTAGTGATTCTTTCGATGCTGCTATTGCTGCTCATATCTCTAGACACCAAGACAGGATGGGACAACCAACCATGGCATCCCACATGTCTTCGATATGGGATGCTGAAGAGACATGCGATGCTTTCTTGTTTAAAAAGGATCCTATTCCTCATAAAGATGGTACTTGTCTATCACCAATTGCTACGTTAGATTCTGAAAATGTGGTCCTTGGAGGGTCCGAGAAATTTGAAAAG CTGTCACCTGAAAGAGAGAGGCTTGTGGATGATTTTGCTCAAACTGACCATATGGATAGTGGTGAGTCGGATGCAGAGGCCCAGCATCAATTAGCAAAAGATTTCAATGGACTAGCGGATATCTATTGG CCTGATTCTCTGGGACCATTGGATCTGGATATACCATCAACCAAGTATCACAGTGAAGATCTAATTCTGAGTGATAGCCTTAGTGGTCTGAANNNNTTTGGGTTTGACAAGAAGGAAGCATCATCAGCAGTTGAGGCTCGAGAAGTTTCTCCTCTTTCGGATTTTAAAATTGGAAGTGAAAAATGA
- the LOC107476704 gene encoding DNA-(apurinic or apyrimidinic site) endonuclease 2 translates to MKIVTYNVNGLRQRVAQFGSLRNLLNSFDADIICFQETKLRRQELTADLVMAPGYESFFSCSRSSQKGRTGYSGVITFCRVKLAFASGEVALPVSAEEGFTGLMGNSEACKVELPFLAEDIEEFSQDELLSVDSEGRCVITDHDHFVLFNVYGPRAGGDDEERIQFKQKFYQILQKRWESLLHMGRIIIVVGDLNIAPSAIDRCDAGPEFDNNEFRRWFRSILLENGGQFSDVFRTKHPDKREAYTCWSQSTGAEVFNFGSRIDHILCAGSCLHESGDMQCHSFVRCHVQECDILTQYKRAKPESILSAHRWKGGRSIKLEGSDHAPVFMTLVDIPDVSLHSTPSLSSRYVPMVHGLQQTIVSVLMKRQVSEGIEEPVEKTGLPAMFPCDNNNYPPSQGSEGSILEFNDTCGSSSQEAVSKSGSEYTKSITMQCNVSKKKARNQWSQLSLMSFFKKSSNIENGANDSCTDNLDNKTETSQPDPCELETQSVCDNSDSPKQCSLDTDACDLNLAKLTESSIKKEKSNMASLEWQRIHQLMQNSIPLCKGHKEPCVARVVKKQGPNCGRRFYVCSRAEGPSSNPEANCGYFKWAASKSRNEKSSH, encoded by the exons atgaagatAGTGACGTACAACGTGAACGGCCTTCGGCAGCGCGTAGCGCAGTTCGGTTCTCTTCGGAATCTTCTCAACTCTTTCGACGCCGACATCATTTGCTTCCAGGAGACGAAGCTCCGCCGTCAAGAACTCACCGCCGATCTCGTCATGGCCCCCGGTTATGAATCCTTCTTCTCCTGCTCCCGCTCCTCCCAGAAAGGCCGTACCGGCTATTCCG GTGTCATCACATTTTGTCGTGTGAAGTTGGCATTTGCAAGTGGTGAAGTAGCCTTGCCAGTATCAGCAGAAGAAGGCTTTACTGGTCTTATGGGAAATTCCGAAGCTTGCAAAGTCGAATTACCTTTCCTAGCGGAAGATATTGAGGAATTTTCACAAGATGAGCTTCTTAGTGTTGATAGCGAAGGGCGATGCGTTATCACTGATCACGATCACTTTG TTCTTTTCAATGTGTATGGACCAAGAGCCGGAGGTGATGACGAAGAAAGGATTCagtttaaacaaaaattttaccAGATATTACAG AAAAGATGGGAGTCTCTTCTGCATATGGGAAGGATAATAATTGTTGTTGGTGATCTCAACATCGCGCCATCTGCAATTGATCGATGTGATGCAGGACCTGAGTTTGACAATAATGA GTTTAGAAGATGGTTCAGATCAATATTACTTGAAAATGGAGGCCAATTTTCTGATGTCTTCAGAACAAAGCATCCTGATAA AAGGGAAGCATATACATGCTGGTCGCAAAGTACAGGTGCTGAAGTATTCAACTTCGGCAGTAGAATTGACCATATTCTTTGTGCTGGTTCATGCTTACATGAATCAGGTGACATGCAATGCCATAGCTTTGTAAGATGCCATGTTCAGGAGTGTGACATTTTGACACAGTATAAACGGGCTAAACCTGAAAGCATACTAAG TGCACACAGATGGAAAGGAGGACGGAGCATCAAGCTGGAAGGATCTGATCATGCCCCAGTTTTTATGACTTTAGTTGATATTCCTGATGTCTCTTTACATAGTACTCCCTCTTTATCTTCTAGATATGTTCCCATGGTTCATGGCTTACAGCAAACTATAG TGTCAGTTTTGATGAAAAGACAAGTTTCTGAGGGCATCGAAGAACCAGTCGAAAAAACTGGTTTGCCTGCCATGTTTCCAtgtgataataataattatcCTCCAAGCCAGGGTTCTGAAGGTAGCATTTTGGAGTTCAACGATACTTGTGGAAGTTCTTCTCAGGAGGCTGTTTCAAAATCAGGAAGTGAATATACAAAATCAATAACCATGCAGTGCAATGTATCCAAGAAAAAGGCTAGAAATCAATGGTCCCAGCTCTCCCTCATGTCATTTTTCAAGAAAAGTTCAAATATTGAAAATGGTGCCAATGACTCTTGTACTGATAATTTAGATAATAAGACAGAAACCTCACAACCTGACCCTTGCGAACTTGAAACTCAGTCGGTGTGTGATAATAGTGACAGTCCCAAGCAATGTAGCTTGGATACTGATGCATGTGATCTGAATTTAGCTAAACTAACTGAGAGTTctataaagaaagaaaagagtaatATGGCTTCACTGGAATGGCAAAGAATACATCAATTGATGCAGAACAGTATACCACTCTGCAAGGGCCATAAGGAACCATGTGTTGCTCGGGTAGTGAAGAAACAAGGACCCAATTGTGGACGCCGGTTTTACGTTTGTTCCCGTGCTGAG GGGCCTTCGTCTAACCCGGAAGCAAACTGTGGTTACTTTAAATGGGCTGCTTCAAAGTCTAGGAACGAGAAAAGCAGCCACTGA